Below is a genomic region from Candidatus Dormiibacterota bacterium.
AAACCTTTGATGTGCAACTCGGCGCGCCGTTCGAACCGGCGCAATTTGAAAAAGGCGTGTGACAACAATATTATGGATACGGCGATCGAGCGCTACGTAGATGAGCGGCGCGAGGAATACTTGGAAGAGCTGCGGTCCTGGATTGCGATTCCGTCGGTCTCGGCCGACCCCGCTCATGCCGCCGACGTGCGCCGATGCTGCGAGCGGCTCGTGCGACGCATGGAAGAGATCGGATTCAACGCGCGCGTGCTGCCAACCGACGGCAACCCGTTGGCTTACGGCGAGTGGCTCGGCGCACCGGGTAAACCCACGATCCTGATCTACGGGCACTACGACGTGCAGCCCGCCGATCCGATCGAACTGTGGGAGAGCCCGCCGTTCGAAGGGACCGTGCGCGACGGAAAAATCTACGGCCGCGGCAGCGTCGACGATAAGGGCCAGGTCTTGATGCATTTCGCGGCGTTGGAGGCGCATCTGCGCACGCGCGGCCGGTTGCCGGTCAACGTGCGCGTCATCGTCGAAGGCGAAGAAGAGATCGGCTCCCCGAATTTCGAGGCTGCGCTGGAGCGCTATCGCGATCTTTTCGCAGCCGACGTCGCGATCATCAGCGATACCGCGGTCTTCGCCGAGGACGTGCCGTCGCTCACCACCTCGGTGCGCGGCTTGGTGAACTGGGAGATCACGGTGCACGGGCCGGCCGCCGATACGCACTCGGGCTACTACGGCGGCATTCTGCGCAATCCGATCGAAGCGCTTGCACGCATCATCGCCTCGCTCAAAGATGCCGACGACCGGGTCGCCGTGCCCGGCTTCTACGACGGCGTTGCCGAACTCGACGCGGCGCAAGCCGCGGAACTGCGCGCGTTGCCGTTTGACGAAAGCACCGAGGCCGCGCAACTCGGCGTTCCGGCGCTCGCCGGCGAACGCGGCCGGCTCCCGCTCGAACGCATGTGGTTTCGTCCGACGCTGGAGTGCAACGGCATTTGGGGCGGGTATCAGGGCCCCGGCAGCAAGACCATCATCCCGAGTTGGGCCAAAGCCAAACTCTCGGCGCGTCTGGTCGGCACGCAGGATCCCGAACGCGTGCGAGCGCTCGTTACCGAGTACATCGAACGGATCGCTCCGGCCGGCGTGCGCGTCGAAGTCCAAGACGGCGGCCTGACGCGAGCGGTGGTGATGTCACGCGATCATGCCGCGGTTGGAGCGGCATCGCGCGCCATGCAGGCGGGCTTTGGCAAAGCGCCCGTCTACATCGGCACGGGCGGATCGATCGGCCCGGTTGCGAGCTTCGATCGGATACTGGGGCTGCCGCAGGTGATGATCGGCGTGGGCCTGCCCGACGACCAAATTCACGCACCGAACGAAAAATTCAATCTCGCGCAGCTCTTCGGAGGCATCGCGACGATGTGCGTGCTCTACGACGAACTCGCGGCGATCGGCTAAACACGTGTTGCCGATCGTGGTCGCGCCGATCGTCGCGCAGGTGTCGCAGGCGCCCGTTTCGGAGCGAGCGATGCTGGGCGAACGCATCGACGGCATCGTGCGCAGCGCGCACGTCGCGACCGGCGGCGACCTCGGTATCGTCATTTGGGATATGGAAACCGACGTTCTCTTCGAACGGAATTCGGATGAGGCGTTTCCGCTTGCGGGCCTCATGCGGCTGGCGGTGGCGCTTACGGCGTACCGCGCGGTCGACGCGGGCACGCTTGCCCTGGATGCCCCGATCACCCAAAGTTCCGGAAGCACCACCGTTCGAGATGCGCTCGCGCGCTCGCTCTCGCTCGACGATCGGTCCGCAACCGACGTGCTCTATCATGCGGTGGGAGGCACCGACGCGATC
It encodes:
- a CDS encoding dipeptidase, translated to MKKACDNNIMDTAIERYVDERREEYLEELRSWIAIPSVSADPAHAADVRRCCERLVRRMEEIGFNARVLPTDGNPLAYGEWLGAPGKPTILIYGHYDVQPADPIELWESPPFEGTVRDGKIYGRGSVDDKGQVLMHFAALEAHLRTRGRLPVNVRVIVEGEEEIGSPNFEAALERYRDLFAADVAIISDTAVFAEDVPSLTTSVRGLVNWEITVHGPAADTHSGYYGGILRNPIEALARIIASLKDADDRVAVPGFYDGVAELDAAQAAELRALPFDESTEAAQLGVPALAGERGRLPLERMWFRPTLECNGIWGGYQGPGSKTIIPSWAKAKLSARLVGTQDPERVRALVTEYIERIAPAGVRVEVQDGGLTRAVVMSRDHAAVGAASRAMQAGFGKAPVYIGTGGSIGPVASFDRILGLPQVMIGVGLPDDQIHAPNEKFNLAQLFGGIATMCVLYDELAAIG